From Aliamphritea hakodatensis:
TGTCGAAACCGATGTGGTCGAACTTAACACCGGTAATGGACATCGCCATATAGGTGCTGCCGTGGTAGCCGTCGATCCGGGAAATGATCTTCTTCTTGGTCTTCTTACCCAACTGGTTGAAGTAGAAGTGGATCATCCGTACAGCGGTGTCGTTGGCGACAGAACCGCCACAGCCGTAGAAAACGTGGTTCAGATTGCCCGGTGCCAGTTCGGCCAGTTTTGCTGCCAGCTGCGCTGCCGGTACTGTCGTGTGGTGACCAAAGCAGGAGTAATAAGGAATCTGACGAACCTGATCGGCAATGGCCTGCGCCATTTCTTCACGGGCATAGCCGATGTTTACACACCACAGGCCGCCGATACCGTCCAGGTATTCATTGCCGTCGCCGTCTTTGACGTGCACGTTATCACTGTCAGCCAGCACCATAGAACCGCTTTCTTTGAAGGTAGAAAAATCTGTCCAGGGATGAATGTAGTGGTCTTTGTCCTGCTGCCACACTGTGGTCATATCGATGTTTTTATCGGACATTTTCAGGAACGCTCCTCAATTTTAATTGTATTTGTGCAGCCACAGATCGCTGGCGGTATACAAATTTCACCCTTTGAAAACCGCTGAACCGTACATGGCTGAAGTGTCGGAATCACTGATTAGCTGATTACAAGGTATGCGCTATCAAAGCATAGGTAAAATACTAAAAATTGTAGGCCTGCATCAGAAAAATTAATTCAGGCAGTGTTTGTATCCGTTTTGATGATTAACAGGCTGCTGGCTACACTGAAATGACGGTGTTATCAGGTGATCTGAAGGAGTGACAGATGATGGAATTTAACTGGCTGGGGGTGTTAGTAGCTACACTGCTGAGTTTTGCATTCGGCGCACTCTGGTATTCACCTTTGCTGTTTATGCAGCGCTGGTGCCGTGAATCCGGGGTTGATCCTGCTAAAGATATGACCAGCCCTGTGAAGGTCTATGTGACGACATTTCTGTTAACCCTGATGTCTGCATTTACGCTGGCCTTTCTGCTCGGGCCGCACCCGGGGGTGGGTAATGCACTGATGGTGGCGGTGCTGATCGGCGTCGGGCTCACAGCCGCGTCTATGGGCATTAACTATCAGTTTGCTGGCAGAAGCCAGGTTTACTGGTTTATAGATGCAGGGTTTCATGTCTGCCGGTTTGTCATTATCGCACTGACGCTGGCGCTCTGGCCTTAAGCATTATCGGAAATCACCGTGGTGATCCAAACTGTCATATCAGATGGGTTTAGTTACCTTAATGCCGATGGCGTCTGCAAAGCCGGCGATCTGTTCAGCGCTGGTAGACCAGTGGGTGACCAGGCGGTAGTAGTCCTTCAGGATTCCCTGATCTTCCAGGGGCCAGTGATACATTTCGTACCCGGCATCACGGCTACTGTGGTACTGGGATTCTGTTAACCGGATAAACAGCTGGTTGGTGTGCGCGCTGAATCGGGTTTCAATGCTGTGCTGTTTAAGTAACCGGTCACACAGTGCCGCCATCTGGTTGGCGTGACGGGCATTGTTCAGCCACAGGTCGTTGCTGAAATATGTGTGTAGCTGAGCCGAGAGGAAGCGCATTTTTGATGCCAGATGGCCGCTGCGTTTTGCTCTGGCCATGATGCCTTTGGCATACTGCGGGTCGAATATTACCAGTGCTTCAACATTGAAAGCGCCGTTTTTACTGGCACCCAGCGTCATGGCGGTTACCCCTGCGCGCCAGCTCAGTTCTGCTGGATGGCATTGACGGGCAGCCACTGCATTGGCGAACCGGGCACCGTCGACAAAGTAATTCAAACCATATTGTTTGCAGAGATCGCCAAATATCTGCATGTCTTCAGGGCTGTAAGTCCTGCCCAGCTCTGTTGCCTGGGTGATCGCCAGTGTCGCGGGTGGGCTGCCATGAATATCATTCCAGTGCGTTGCCTCAAGCTGTTGTGCCAGTTGTTGGGGAGTGATTTTGTCTATCTCTCCGCCGCAGTATTGCAGCCGTGCGCCGCCGGTGAAAAATACCGGAGCGGTACTTTCTGAAATAGCCAGATGACTGGATTCATGGCAAATAATGCTTTGATAGTTGTTACACAACTGTCCCAGCGCGAGGCAGTTAGCAGCGGTGCCTGTCAGGACCGGCATCACCCAGACGTCGGTGTCGAATATCACTGACAGGAATTCATTCAGCTGCTGCGTATAAAAGTCGTCGCCGTAGGGTAAATCTGTGGTGCCCTGAATGTGCTGTTGCAGGAAAGCGAATATTTCCGGACAGGCAGGGGCGGTATTGTCTGATAGGAACATCGGAGTCTCCTCAGCCGGGGCTGAAATAATTGTCACGGACGAATTTGAAACGCTGACGTATCAGCCGCTTGATCATTGCTTAATTAAGCCATACTATATTTGTTATACACTCGTATAACAAGGAGCTTGGTGCAATGTATCAAACTATGCAAACAGCCGCTGTGAAAACAGATGGGGTGCAGACAGCCGGTATGATGGTAAAGCATGCAACGGCAGAAACGTCAGGCTTAAAGCTGAACTGGAGCGACGGCTCAGAGCAGCTTATTCCCTGGTTCTGGGTACGTGATCACTGTACTGATGGTCAGAGTCAGAATTTAAAAACACAGCAGCGTCAGGTGGATACTTTTTCGCTGGCGGGCAATATCAGTGCGGCACATGCCGCGGTTGATGACAGCGGGCAGACGATAGCGATCCGCTGGGAAGCTGATCATGAAACATCGATTTCTGTGCGGCGGTTAGCACAAGCCACAGGTAAGTGTATCGATGATGAACAGCTATCCTCGGCGGACAGTAAAATTTACTGGCTGAAAGATTCAATGCCTGAAGAACTGCCGTCTGTTTCCTTTGATGAGATCATGACAACAGACGAAGGTGTGCTGAAATGGTTAACCCGGATCGACACTTTTGGTTTTTGTGTGGTCACAGGAACAGAGCCAACCGAAGCGGGAACCGAGCGTTTAGCGAAACGTATTGCGCCGGCACAGCGGACGATTTTCGGTACTTACTGGCCGCTGTCTACCGATGTGAAACATCATGATGATACGGCTTATACCACTGACTTTCTGTCGCCGCATACCGATGCTTCTTATTACCATAATGCTGCGGGCTTACAGATGTTTAACTGCATTGAGTTTGACGGCAAAGGTGGAGAAAGCGTCGTGGTTGACGGTTTTGCCATTGCGCGGAAAATCGAAGCAGAACGGCCTGATCTGTACGATATTCTCTGCAAGGTTATTGTGCCCGGCCATTATAAGGAAGAGGGGGTTCACCTGGCGGCCGAACGGCCGGTTATCCGTAAAAACCGTCATGGTGAACTGGCGCAGGTAACTTTCAATAACTATGACCGTTCGCCATTCATTCTGCCTGAAAAGCAGATGGCGGCCTTTTATGAAGCCTATGCAGAATATAGCCGGCACAGTATGGATCAGGCCAACTGGCTGAAAATACCCTTACGGCCCGGTATGGCGCTGATCTTTGATAACTGGCGGTGTATGCACGGACGTATGGGCTATTCAGGGCGGCGTTATTTCTTTGGCTGTTACCATGATAAGGCTGATTATGAGAGCCGTCTCAGAACGCTGCAACAACAGTTGGGGCGTCGTTAAAAGGCGCAGTGCAGAATCTTTAGATAAATGATGTCAGTAAAAAGGCACCTTGGTGGTGCCTTTTTTATGGAGTGTATCTGGCTGCATTTGAGCCGCCGGAGGCTTTGCTTCAGAAGCGCAGGGAAAGGCAGCTCAGGCCGCCATCTATCTTACGGAATTCGCTGACATCTACGCAGATAACCGGATAGCCAGCTGCTTCAATCAGGGCTTTGGTTTTTGGATAGCCTGCCGGTGTGATCACGGTACCGTTAACCCAGATGCTGTTCGCCGCATAGGCTTCTTCTGCTGGTACTTCGATAATGTTGTATTGCTGAAACTCAGATTTGTGGAGAAACTCACCGCTGGCCAACAGGTTATTGTCTTCCAGATAGCCCAGGCCTGTCTTGAGATGAAGTACTTCTTCAAAACTGACGACTGATCCGCTCATACCGTACTTTTCGAGGATAGCAATCATCTGGTCAGCACCGTCCTGATTGGTCCGTGCCGAAAGTCCTATATAGAAGTGTTTCCCGACCATCATAATATCACCGGCTTCAACTTCACCCGGTGCCGTGATGCACTCGACGGCGTCATACAGCTTTTCAATGACGGGGGCCATGCTGGTGACTTCGTCAGTACGGCTTGCTGCGCCCGGGCGGGTCAGGATCGCGCAGGCTGGTGTCATCAGGGCAACATCTTCGACGAAGGTTGAGTCCGGGAAGTCTTCTTCCGCAGGCAGTGAAATAATATCGAGTCCGCAGGACTGCAATGCGGCTACGTATTCAGAATGCTGTCTGAGGGCGTTGTCATAATTCGGTGCGCCAAGGTCAGCCCCGGTCAGGCCATTGATCATTGCAGCACAGGGGGATTTTACAATTGCTCGGGTAAACATAGGAAATCTATCCTTGTAATTGTTGCAAGCACCGATGAAGTTGTTGATTTACCTGGTTAGCGTAAGTCGTTGTATTCATTTGGGGCTTTTGTTTTTTATTATGAATTTCAGAACGGTTAACGAGCAATATATTAACGTTGTTATACGTTTGTGCAACAATTTTTAGCACCATAGCGCATATTGGCAATCATTCACTGCGGGGTGAAACACTGTTGCAGATGCTGTGTATTCACGTTCCTGAACCGGCATTAATCCCTGAGTTCTGGCAGCGATTGCCGGCGGGTTTACTGCAGTGAAAGTAAGCTGAGCAGGACCGTTAACCGCTTGTGTTACAGACACAGGGTGCGCAAGAAAGCTGGTAAGAAAACAGGCAGTTAAGCAGGGCGGCTGTTAAAAAGAACAACCTGATTGGCGGGGAAGCACAATAAGTGCCTGCAGGCATTAAACGCTGCTAATGCCGAGTAAATTTTCGACGGAGCTGACCCCCAGTTCAGCCAGCTCTCCGCTCTTGAACAGGTCCATGGCAAGACAGCCTTCAATCCAGAGCCCGTCAATCAGGGCGTTGACAGCGATGGCATGACGGACAATCTGATCTTCGGTGACGTCCTGTTTACGTTCGGCGAACACTTCCCTGACCAGATATTCACATTCAACGCGGAATTCAAGGTAGGCCTCACGGTGAATCTCTGCAATTTCCGGCACGGAGTTAATCAGGCTGCAGAAAGAGGTCCATAACTGATGGTTACGGGGTTGCATGACAGGTGCTTCAAGGGAGGTCCTGACAAACAGCTGTAGCCGGTCACGGGCCGGTTCTTCCTGTGAATGAATGGCGTCTTTTGCATAGCGGGTCATGTTTGACATAGTCGCCCGGTGTGCTTCACACAAGAGGGCGTTTTTGTCCGGAAAGTAATGCCGGACCAACCCGGGCGTGACTTCTGCAAATTCTGCCACCCGCCGGATTGTCACGGCTGCAATTCCACCCTGAACAATGCATTCCTGTGTCGCTTCGATTAATGAAGTACGGCGTTCTTCTTCACTTGCACGGCGAAAGGGTCGACGGGTAGTAGTCATTAATTTTAGCCATTTAAATCGCTGAATAGTAACGCGAATTTTAGCTTTTTTCGGGGTGTTCAGGCAAATAATTTGCCTTGCGAGTATTGCTTGTTATACAAATGAATAATAATATCCTGTGACAACTTTCGAGGTGCAAGCATGTTACTGAATGAAAATGTTGGTGAATCAGAAGGGTTAAATCAGGCCGCTGCAGAAGCAATTTCGATCAGCGGCCTGCGGAAGTCTTTTAATGGCCTGGAGGTCCTTAAGGGGGTCGACCTCGAAGCCCGGAAAGGTGATGTGATTGCCATCATTGGCGGCAGCGGGTCCGGTAAATCCACCTTGCTGCGGTGTATTAATCTGCTTGAAATTCCCTCTGCCGGACGCGTTCGCGTCAACGGCGAAACCATTCAGATGAAATCATCCTCAGATGGCCCGGTCCCGGCAGATAAGCGCCAGGTTAACCGTATCCGTTCCAGCCTGGGGATGGTGTTTCAAAGCTTTAATCTCTGGCAGCACATGACGTTGCTTGAAAACCTTACCGAAGCGCCGGTCCTGGTACATGGGATCGGTAAAGCTGAAGCGACCTCAAGAGCCCGTGAGCTACTCGCCAGAGTAGGGCTGAGCGAGAAAGAATCCAGTTACCCGGCGTTTTTATCCGGCGGTCAGCAGCAACGGGTTGCAATTGCGCGTGCGGTGGCAATACAGCCAAGTGTCATGCTGTTTGATGAGCCGACCTCTGCACTTGATCCTGAACTGGTTGGTGAAGTGCTTAAGGTTATCCGTGACCTGGCTGACGAGGGCAGAACCATGGTGCTGGTTACTCACGAAATGAAGTTTGCCCGTGAAGTGGCGACCAAAGTGGTGTTTTTACATCAGGGTGTGATCGAAGAACAGGGTACGCCGGAGGAAATATTTGAGAATCCGAAATCTGAACGCTTAAAGCAGTTCATCAGCTCCGTGCAGTAATACCGGAATCTCCTGCTGTATCGGGGACCGGATAACTGGACTGGCAAAAACAATAATAAATCTGGAGAGAATGACAATGACGTTTCTAAGTAAAGCAGGTCTGATCGGCGTAACTTTCAGTGCAATGGCCATGGGTGTAATGGCTGCTGGTGCACAGGCTGATACTGTGAAAGTCGGGTTGGCAGCTGAGCCATATCCGCCTTTTGCCTATACCGATGCCAGTGGTAAGTGGCAGGGGTGGGAAGTTGATATGATGGGTGCTATTTGTCTGGAGGCAAAGCTGGAGTGTGAGATTACGCCGATTTCATGGGACGGTATCATTCCTGCGCTGCAGAGTAAAAAAATCGATATGATTATGGCGTCGCTGTCGATAACCCCTGACCGTTTGAAAGTCATTGATTTCTCCGACAAGTATTACAACACGCCGGCAGTTATAGTCGGTGATAAACGCCTTGAGATGGATGCCACTGCAGCCAGCATGGAAAATAAGATTCTCGGTGTACAGAGCGGGACCATTCACCGTAAATATATCCAGAAGCACTTTGCCGATACTGCTGATTCTGTCAAAGAGTATCAAACTCAGGATGAAGCAAACCAGGATTTGGTAGCAGGCCGGATTGATGCATTACAGGCTGACTCGATTGCCATGATGGACTTCATAAACTCGCCGCAGGGGCAGGCCTGTTGCGAAGTGAAGGGAGAAGTCGCTCAGGATCTGGAGATCCTCGGACCGGGGGTTGGTGCCGGTATCCGCAAAGGGGATGACAAATTACGCGCGGCTGTGAATGAGGCAATTCTGGCACTGCGCGACAGCGGTCAGTATCAGGAGATTTCAGCCAAGTACTTCTCTTTTGATCCATACGGTCAGTAAGAACTTCAGCCAGACACAGACAGTGCCCGTCTGTGTCTGGCCAGACGTAACCGCCGGCACAAATTCTATGTGCGTGCTGGGGGAATAATCATAAGAATCACAATCGGGGTAACGGGCTTGGCACACCTGGCAGGGGGGAATTCCTCTGTGACAGAGGCCATCCTGAAATCCCGGGTTATTGCATTGGTGTTGTGTACTGACAAGGGTGCGGTAACTGATTCCTTCGGGAGAATCAGGCTTTGGATATTTTCTCTGGATTGCTAGACAGTCTTCAGTTGTTATCACTGGAACCTCCCGGCTGGGGGGGTAATTTATTACGGGGCCTGATGAACTCGCTGCAAATCGCGGTGGGGGGCTATGCGCTGGGTTTACTGATCGGTGTATTCACCGCCTGCGGAAAGCTCTATGGCGGTATTATTACCAAAGACATTCTGGGTTGTTATACCACCATTGTCCGGGCCGTCCCGGAATTAGTACTCATACTCCTGCTTTACTATGCCGGTACCGATGTGATCAATCAATTGATGTTCTGGCTGGGTAAAGATCCGGTCAATATCAACGGTCTGGCGGCAGGTATTTTTGTGATCGGTGTTGTGCAGGGGGCCTACAGCGGTGAAGTTATCCGCGGGGCTGTACTGGCAATTCCGCAGGGGCAACTTGAAGCAGCCCGTGCTTACGGGTTTACCGGCTGGCAGGTGTTACGGCGTATTACGTTACCGGCCATGCTGCCTTATGCCATTCCAGGCTTGGCGAATCTCTGGCTGATAGCCACCAAAGATACCGCACTGCTGGCTGTTGTGGGATTCAGTGAGCTGACCCTTGAGACCCGCCAGGCGGCCGGTGCTACCCGGCATTATATGTTGTTCTATTGTGCCGCCGGAGTGTTGTATCTGTTAGTAACACTCATCTCTAATCACGTGATCGGCAGGATTGAACGCTGGTCCCGCCGTGGCTTTTATCAGGTGTGAAGCATATGAATGACTTATCTTCTGAAAATGCGTTATCGGGGAACCCCGGTGCTTCTTCACCGGTAAGCGCCGGGCTATTGTCCCGGGCGGCCGCCAGTGGTTTTGCATTGCACCGGATAGTAATGGCGGCGGTCGCCATCGCAATACTTGTGATCTGTGCACTACAGATGCGCTGGGACTGGTTACCGGAGTATCACGACATCATTTTTGAAGGCCTGTGGCGTACGGTCTGGTTGCTGATCGCCAGCGTGGTAATCGGTTTTTTGTTGGCATTGCCCCTGGGGCTGGTTCAGGTAACCGGTCCGGCAATTTTGGCCAGCCCTGCTAAAGCTTTCTGTAATGTGATTCGCGGTACGCCGTTATTGCTGCAGTTATGGTTATTATATTACGGCCTGGGATCGGTTTTTCCGGCTATTCCTGAAATCCGTGATTCCTGGTTATGGCCATATTTACGACAGGCATGGCCCTATGCGTTACTGAGCCTGACAATATCGTTTGCCGCTTATGAAGCAGAAGTAATGCGCGGCGCCTTTGCCGGTGTACCCAAAGGTGAACTCGAAGCGGCCAAAGCTTATGGATTCACTCCCTGGCAGATATTCCGCCGGATCTGGATGCCCCGAGCGATCCACCGGGCACTCCCAACATTGGGTGGTGAGGTTGTGTTACAGCTTAAAGCAACGCCGCTGGTCGCCACTATTACTGTTATCGATGTTTATGGTGCGTTTACCCGGGTCAGGCAGGATGCTTTTTTAACCTATGAACCGTTACTGTTACTGGCCTTTATATATATGCTGATGGCCGGGGCTTTAGTGGTTTTATTCCGGTATCTGGAGCGTCGTATCCCCGTCAAATAAGCTGCTTACATCATGGGCAGAGTTGGTTTGTCTGTCAGAAATGGCCGCGAGATAGGCTTCACGGATTTGGGCGATCCGGCCATTCAGGTGCATGTTCTGCAGGACTTTATTCAGTTCAGGGATTAAGGCCTTATGCCGTACATGCACGTAGTGATAAAGGTTCAGGTTGAGCAGCGGTGGATTAAGGGCGGTTATATCTGTGATTTGCATTTCCCGGATAATCTGGAGTCCATTGGCGCGGGCGACAAGGGCGATATCAATACGGGATTTTTCCAGCATATTAAATAACTGGCGGTTACTGTCTACCCGCTGGGTTGTTTCGGTAAGGGGCAGGAGCACATTAAACCGCACGCCGCGGCGGACACCCAGCCGGTAATTTCTGAGTGCTTCCAGACTCATATCGTGATCACCCGCGCTGCGGCAAAAAGCGACTACCTCCACCCGGTTAACAGGGGTGGGAACCTGTAACAGGTGGGGGTAGTCTTCAGATATGCCGGCGATACGGTAAAGTTCGCCGTCATACTGACCCTTGGCTGCCATCATTAATGAGCGGCTGGCTGGCAGATAATCGGCATCCACTTCGATATCAAGTTGCTTATAGGCCTCCCTGATAACCTGAAAGCTGATTTGCGAGTTCACTGAATGGGCGATGGTAGCAAAGGTTAGCTGTGCTACATCTGCATAAGCCGTCCCGGTAACTGAGGACAGCACGGGTAGCAGGGTTGCTATTACAGCTGCGATGCCATTACGTAACGTATCCGCAAATCTGTTGGTGCGTTTAACAGTGTCTGTCCGCTGCATATTGTCGCCTGTGTTCAGCGGGTCAGAAACGCAGCGACAGGCAACTGATACCACCGTCAATTTTTTCAAATTCACTGATATCAATGGTTTTAACCGGGTAGCCCTGTGCTTCAACGATCTGCCGGGCACAGGGATAGCCTTCCGGCATGAGCACGGTACCGTTAATCAGCAGGCAGTTTGCGGCAGCAGCCTCCTCACTGGGTAAATGAATCTGATGAAATGGGGTGAACTCCGGTTTATCGGTAAATTCGCCACTGACCAGCATGTCACCGTTGTCCAGATAGCCCATGCCGGTTTTCAGGTGAAGTACTGTATTCAGCCTGACCACTGAGCCGGTCATGCCATAGCGGGACAAAATGCTGATAAGCTGTTCAGCACCGGCCCGGTTGGTCCGGCCGGACAGCCCGATATAGTAGTGTTCGCCGGCCAGCAGAATGTCACCCGCATCAAGCATGCCGGGGGCATCAATAATTTCCACGGATTCATAGTATTCCTGAATCACCGGCGTCATGGCGATGACTTCGGCGGTTCGGCTGGGCGCGCCCGGGCGGGTAAGAATCGCGCACTGGGGCGTCAGCAGGGCAACATCCTCAACAAAGGTGGAGTCAGGAAAGTTTTCGTCGGCGGGCAGTTCAATAACATTCAGCCCACAGTTCCTCAGGGCATCTGTGTAGGCGGCATGTTGAGACAGGGCGGCCTGATAGTCCGGTGGTCCCATGTCTGAAGTGGTCAGCGCATTGATAATCGCGTGACAGGGTTTACGCACAATCGCTTGTGTAATCATTGGGTTCACTTCCTTGATGAGCCCGGGCATCTGAATCTGGCATTAGGGGCAAAACTGGCAGATTACTCAATGTTTTCAGTTGCCTCGGGACGCAATTTAACAGGTTTTGTTTGACTGCTGACTGTAACTGTAGCAACGATTTTACGGATGACATGGAGCAGGCTGGCAATATGGGTACTTATGCTTTTGTCGATGCCGTGTAATTTGGCTGGTGCTGTCTGCCGAGAGCTGATTAAATAACGCATTTTCAGTTTTAACTGCACGGGAAAAGTAACGGTGCTCAGAATTATTCTTCTTACCGGCATGGCGATGCTGGCTTTTGCCGGTAATTCAGTACTGTCCCGGCTGGCGCTGGCCTCAGGCAGTATTGATGCAGCCAGTTTCAGCAGTATCCGGCTGCTTTCCGGCGTGCTGATGCTGGCAATTCTGTTGCCGCTGGTGGCCAGGGTTAAAGCCGGCGAGAAAGGGCACCTGCAACAGATGTTTCGTGGCAGTTATAACGCGGCCGCTTATCTGTTTATCTACGTGATCGGCTTTTCTTATGCCTACTTGACACTGGATACCGGCGTCGGTGCTCTGATTCTGTTTGGTTCCGTACAGCTGACCATGATTCTGATCAGTCTGTTCAGCGGGGCAAGGTTCCGTCCGTTCGAATGGTTCGGCCTGCTCATGGCTGTTGTGGGATTTGTCTATCTGGTCTGGCCGAGCCTGACTGAGCCTTCATTGCTGGGGTTTGTACTGATGACCGTGGCGGGCATTGCATGGGGCCTGTATACCCTGAAAGGCCGGGGGGCTGATCAGCCGGTGCGTGATACGGCGTATAACTTCATCAAAACCCTGCCAATGGTAGCGGTGCTGACCCTGCTGACCCTGGCTGATGCACGTTTTAATTTACAGGGTGTGTTACTGGCGGTGGCGTCCGGCTCGCTGGCGTCAGGGCTGGGCTATGCCATCTGGTACATGGCGCTACCGGGGTTGCAGAATGTGCAGGCCGCGGTAGTGCAACTGACGGTACCGGTGATTGCTGCCGCCGGCGGTGTTGTGTTTGCAGGTGAGCTGATAGATCAGCGTCTGATGGTGGCTTCCTTATTGGTCTTAGGAGGCGTATTGTGCGTGTTTTTAAGCAAGCATCAGGCTGCCAAAACTGCCTGATTTATAAGTGAGACGGCGAGCGTGGATTACAAGGTATTTCTGACAATATTTGGTGTGGTGTTTATGGCTGAACTGGGGGATAAGACTCAGCTGGCCACGATGTTATTTGCGGCAGACGGTGAAACCAGCAAAATGACGGTGTTTCTGGCGGCTTCGCTGGCGCTGATTGTGGCGTCTGCCAT
This genomic window contains:
- a CDS encoding DUF1761 domain-containing protein, encoding MMEFNWLGVLVATLLSFAFGALWYSPLLFMQRWCRESGVDPAKDMTSPVKVYVTTFLLTLMSAFTLAFLLGPHPGVGNALMVAVLIGVGLTAASMGINYQFAGRSQVYWFIDAGFHVCRFVIIALTLALWP
- a CDS encoding threonine aldolase family protein, with the protein product MFLSDNTAPACPEIFAFLQQHIQGTTDLPYGDDFYTQQLNEFLSVIFDTDVWVMPVLTGTAANCLALGQLCNNYQSIICHESSHLAISESTAPVFFTGGARLQYCGGEIDKITPQQLAQQLEATHWNDIHGSPPATLAITQATELGRTYSPEDMQIFGDLCKQYGLNYFVDGARFANAVAARQCHPAELSWRAGVTAMTLGASKNGAFNVEALVIFDPQYAKGIMARAKRSGHLASKMRFLSAQLHTYFSNDLWLNNARHANQMAALCDRLLKQHSIETRFSAHTNQLFIRLTESQYHSSRDAGYEMYHWPLEDQGILKDYYRLVTHWSTSAEQIAGFADAIGIKVTKPI
- a CDS encoding trimethyllysine dioxygenase, which gives rise to MMVKHATAETSGLKLNWSDGSEQLIPWFWVRDHCTDGQSQNLKTQQRQVDTFSLAGNISAAHAAVDDSGQTIAIRWEADHETSISVRRLAQATGKCIDDEQLSSADSKIYWLKDSMPEELPSVSFDEIMTTDEGVLKWLTRIDTFGFCVVTGTEPTEAGTERLAKRIAPAQRTIFGTYWPLSTDVKHHDDTAYTTDFLSPHTDASYYHNAAGLQMFNCIEFDGKGGESVVVDGFAIARKIEAERPDLYDILCKVIVPGHYKEEGVHLAAERPVIRKNRHGELAQVTFNNYDRSPFILPEKQMAAFYEAYAEYSRHSMDQANWLKIPLRPGMALIFDNWRCMHGRMGYSGRRYFFGCYHDKADYESRLRTLQQQLGRR
- a CDS encoding dimethylarginine dimethylaminohydrolase family protein, with protein sequence MFTRAIVKSPCAAMINGLTGADLGAPNYDNALRQHSEYVAALQSCGLDIISLPAEEDFPDSTFVEDVALMTPACAILTRPGAASRTDEVTSMAPVIEKLYDAVECITAPGEVEAGDIMMVGKHFYIGLSARTNQDGADQMIAILEKYGMSGSVVSFEEVLHLKTGLGYLEDNNLLASGEFLHKSEFQQYNIIEVPAEEAYAANSIWVNGTVITPAGYPKTKALIEAAGYPVICVDVSEFRKIDGGLSCLSLRF
- a CDS encoding TetR family transcriptional regulator C-terminal domain-containing protein, producing the protein MTTTRRPFRRASEEERRTSLIEATQECIVQGGIAAVTIRRVAEFAEVTPGLVRHYFPDKNALLCEAHRATMSNMTRYAKDAIHSQEEPARDRLQLFVRTSLEAPVMQPRNHQLWTSFCSLINSVPEIAEIHREAYLEFRVECEYLVREVFAERKQDVTEDQIVRHAIAVNALIDGLWIEGCLAMDLFKSGELAELGVSSVENLLGISSV
- a CDS encoding ABC transporter ATP-binding protein; translation: MLLNENVGESEGLNQAAAEAISISGLRKSFNGLEVLKGVDLEARKGDVIAIIGGSGSGKSTLLRCINLLEIPSAGRVRVNGETIQMKSSSDGPVPADKRQVNRIRSSLGMVFQSFNLWQHMTLLENLTEAPVLVHGIGKAEATSRARELLARVGLSEKESSYPAFLSGGQQQRVAIARAVAIQPSVMLFDEPTSALDPELVGEVLKVIRDLADEGRTMVLVTHEMKFAREVATKVVFLHQGVIEEQGTPEEIFENPKSERLKQFISSVQ
- a CDS encoding transporter substrate-binding domain-containing protein — encoded protein: MTFLSKAGLIGVTFSAMAMGVMAAGAQADTVKVGLAAEPYPPFAYTDASGKWQGWEVDMMGAICLEAKLECEITPISWDGIIPALQSKKIDMIMASLSITPDRLKVIDFSDKYYNTPAVIVGDKRLEMDATAASMENKILGVQSGTIHRKYIQKHFADTADSVKEYQTQDEANQDLVAGRIDALQADSIAMMDFINSPQGQACCEVKGEVAQDLEILGPGVGAGIRKGDDKLRAAVNEAILALRDSGQYQEISAKYFSFDPYGQ
- a CDS encoding ABC transporter permease, with product MLSLEPPGWGGNLLRGLMNSLQIAVGGYALGLLIGVFTACGKLYGGIITKDILGCYTTIVRAVPELVLILLLYYAGTDVINQLMFWLGKDPVNINGLAAGIFVIGVVQGAYSGEVIRGAVLAIPQGQLEAARAYGFTGWQVLRRITLPAMLPYAIPGLANLWLIATKDTALLAVVGFSELTLETRQAAGATRHYMLFYCAAGVLYLLVTLISNHVIGRIERWSRRGFYQV
- a CDS encoding ABC transporter permease, with translation MNDLSSENALSGNPGASSPVSAGLLSRAAASGFALHRIVMAAVAIAILVICALQMRWDWLPEYHDIIFEGLWRTVWLLIASVVIGFLLALPLGLVQVTGPAILASPAKAFCNVIRGTPLLLQLWLLYYGLGSVFPAIPEIRDSWLWPYLRQAWPYALLSLTISFAAYEAEVMRGAFAGVPKGELEAAKAYGFTPWQIFRRIWMPRAIHRALPTLGGEVVLQLKATPLVATITVIDVYGAFTRVRQDAFLTYEPLLLLAFIYMLMAGALVVLFRYLERRIPVK
- a CDS encoding substrate-binding periplasmic protein yields the protein MQRTDTVKRTNRFADTLRNGIAAVIATLLPVLSSVTGTAYADVAQLTFATIAHSVNSQISFQVIREAYKQLDIEVDADYLPASRSLMMAAKGQYDGELYRIAGISEDYPHLLQVPTPVNRVEVVAFCRSAGDHDMSLEALRNYRLGVRRGVRFNVLLPLTETTQRVDSNRQLFNMLEKSRIDIALVARANGLQIIREMQITDITALNPPLLNLNLYHYVHVRHKALIPELNKVLQNMHLNGRIAQIREAYLAAISDRQTNSAHDVSSLFDGDTTLQIPE
- a CDS encoding dimethylarginine dimethylaminohydrolase family protein, whose product is MITQAIVRKPCHAIINALTTSDMGPPDYQAALSQHAAYTDALRNCGLNVIELPADENFPDSTFVEDVALLTPQCAILTRPGAPSRTAEVIAMTPVIQEYYESVEIIDAPGMLDAGDILLAGEHYYIGLSGRTNRAGAEQLISILSRYGMTGSVVRLNTVLHLKTGMGYLDNGDMLVSGEFTDKPEFTPFHQIHLPSEEAAAANCLLINGTVLMPEGYPCARQIVEAQGYPVKTIDISEFEKIDGGISCLSLRF